Proteins from one Antennarius striatus isolate MH-2024 chromosome 12, ASM4005453v1, whole genome shotgun sequence genomic window:
- the sp5a gene encoding transcription factor Sp5a, with product MAAVAVLRNETLQAFLQDRTPNSSPENCKHSPLALLAATCNRIGHHHGSTPTDFLQVPYDPTLGSPSRLFHPWTNEGAPQSSLASNSTFGLSSKPQLSAHIQSSFSSHHELPLTPPADPSYPYDFSPVKMLPCSMQSLQSTCPPTYVPAVSYTAPTPIPPAMPSFVTGPSGLVHQQQRQLSPNPGEDIPWWSLQQGNHVSHSSSLGPHRFQLQRGLVLGHTDFAQYQTQIAALLHTKSPLATARRCRRCRCPNCQSSTSSDEPGKKKQHICHIPGCGKVYGKTSHLKAHLRWHSGERPFVCNWLFCGKSFTRSDELQRHLRTHTGEKRFVCPDCCKRFMRSDHLAKHVKTHQNKKSKCHDKSLDHVKREDTRNMM from the exons ATGGCAGCAGTAGCTGTACTGCGGAATGAAACACTCCAGGCTTTTCTGCAG GATCGCACTCCAAACTCCTCTCCAGAGAACTGTAAGCACTCTCCTTTGGCTCTCCTGGCTGCCACTTGTAACCGGATCGGGCATCACCACGGATCAACACCGACAGATTTCCTCCAGGTCCCTTACGACCCAACTCTGGGCTCCCCATCGCGTTTATTTCACCCGTGGACTAACGAGGGAGCCCCACAGAGCAGCCTGGCCAGCAACTCTACTTTCGGACTATCCTCCAAACCGCAGCTGTCTGCACACATCCAGAGCTCCTTCAGCTCGCACCACGAACTGCCCCTCACCCCTCCAGCGGACCCCTCGTACCCCTATGACTTCTCCCCTGTGAAGATGCTCCCTTGTTCCATGCAGTCCCTCCAGTCCACCTGCCCTCCCACCTACGTCCCGGCTGTCAGTTATACAGCCCCAACGCCCATACCGCCCGCAATGCCAAGTTTTGTCACAGGACCCTCCGGCCTTGTGCACCAGCAGCAGAGACAGTTGTCCCCAAACCCTGGAGAGGATATTCCGTGGTGGAGCCTCCAGCAGGGCAACCACGTCAGCCACTCATCCTCACTCGGTCCCCATCGCTTCCAGCTGCAGAGAGGCTTGGTTCTGGGACACACAGACTTTGCGCAGTATCAGACGCAAATCGCGGCTCTCCTGCACACCAAGTCCCCTCTCGCCACGGCGCGACGGTGCAGGAGGTGCAGATGTCCGAACTGCCAGTCCTCCACATCCAGCGACGAGCCTGGGAAGAAGAAACAGCACATTTGTCACATACCGGGTTGCGGAAAAGTTTACGGGAAAACTTCTCACCTGAAAGCGCACCTGAGGTGGCATTCTGGAGAGAGGCCGTTTGTGTGCAACTGGCTGTTCTGTGGGAAGAGTTTCACCAGGTCGGATGAGCTGCAGAGACACCTGAGGACTCACACAGGGGAGAAGCGCTTTGTTTGCCCGGACTGCTGCAAGAGGTTCATGAGGAGTGACCACTtggcaaaacatgtcaaaactCACcagaacaaaaaaagcaagTGTCACGACAAGTCACTTGACCACGTCAAAAGGGAGGACACGAGGAATATGATGTAA
- the LOC137604801 gene encoding glutamate decarboxylase 1 produces the protein MAASAPSSSGGEPDPNSTNLRPPGSSYDAWCGVAHGCTRKLGMKICGFLQKNNSLEERNRTVGSFKERTAKNLMSCDNIGGDARFRRTETDFSNLFARDLLPAKNGEEQTMQFLLELVEILTNYVRKTFDRSTKVLDFHHPHQLLEGMEGFNLELSDQPESLEQILVDCRDTLKYGVRTGHPRFFNQLSTGLDIVGLAGEWLTSTANTNMFTYEIAPVFVLMEQLTLKKMREIIGWPDGEGDGIFSPGGAISNMYSVMIARYKFFPEVKTKGMAAAPRLVLFTSEHSHYSIKKASAALGFGTENLILLKTDERGRVIPADLEAKVIDAKQKGYVPLFVNATAGTTVYGAFDPINEIADICEKYNIWLHVDGAWGGGLLMSRKHRHKLNGIERAKSVTWNPHKMMGVPLQCSAILVRERGLLQGCNSMCAGYLFQPDKQYDVTYDTGDKAIQCGRHVDIFKFWLMWKAKGTVGFEQHIDKCLDLSAYLYNKIKNREGYEMVFNAEPQHTNVCFWYFPPSLRGLPDGEEKRERLHKVAPKIKAMMMESGTTMVGYQPQGDKVNFFRMVISNPAATRSDIDFLIDEIERLGNDL, from the exons ATGGCGGCGTCTGCACCCTCCTCCTCCGGCGGCGAACCGGATCCCAACTCGACAAATTTACGACCGCCGGGCTCAA GCTATGACGCATGGTGTGGAGTCGCTCATGGATGTACTCGAAAATTGGGAATGAAAATATGTG GGTTTTTGCAGAAGAACAACAGCCTGGAAGAGAGAAACAGGACTGTGGGTTCCTTCAAGGAGCGAACAGCCAAGAACCTCATGTCGTGCGATAACATTGGCGGAGACGCGCGTTTCAGACGCACGGAGACGGACTTCTCTAATCTGTTCGCCAGAG ATCTGTTGCCTGCCAAAAATGGAGAGGAGCAGACCATGCAGTTCTTGCTGGAGCTTGTGGAAATCCTCACCAACTATGTCCGAAAGACTTTTGACAGATCAACCAAGGTCTTGGACTTCCACCACCCTCACCAACTTCTGGAGGGTATGGAGGGCTTCAACCTGGAGCTGTCGGACCAACCTGAGTCTCTGGAGCAGATCCTGGTGGACTGCAGGGACACCCTGAAATATGGAGTGAGAACAG GTCACCCCAGGTTCTTTAACCAACTGTCCACTGGATTAGACATCGTTGGCTTGGCAGGAGAGTGGCTTACCTCAACAGCCAACACTAACAT GTTCACCTATGAGATCGCTCCTGTCTTTGTGCTCATGGAACAGCTGACGCTCAAAAAGATGAGGGAGATTATTGGCTGGCCTGATGGAGAGGGGGATGGAATATTTTCTccag GAGGTGCAATTTCCAACATGTACAGTGTGATGATTGCCAGATATAAGTTCTTTCCTGAAGTCAAGACCAAAGGCATGGCAGCCGCCCCCAGGCTGGTCCTCTTCACATCAGAGCAC AGCCACTATTCCATCAAGAAGGCCAGTGCAGCGCTGGGCTTTGGGACGGAGAACTTGATCCTTCTGAAAACAGATGAAAG AGGGAGAGTCATCCCTGCTGATTTGGAAGCCAAAGTTATAGACGCCAAGCAAAAG GGATACGTTCCATTGTTTGTGAACGCCACTGCCGGGACCACCGTCTATGGAGCCTTCGATCCCATCAATGAAATTGCAGACATATGTGAAAAGTACAACATCTGGCTTCATGTGGAT GGTGCCTGGGGAGGAGGTTTGCTCATGTCGAGGAAACACAGGCACAAGCTGAATGGAATTGAGAG GGCTAAATCAGTCACCTGGAATCCTCACAAAATGATGGGGGTGCCGCTGCAGTGCTCAGCCATTCTGGTCCGAGAGAGG GGATTGTTACAAGGCTGCAACTCCATGTGCGCTGGTTACCTCTTCCAGCCAGATAAACAGTATGATGTTACATATGACACCGGCGACAAGGCCATTCAGTGCGGACGCCACGTCGATATCTTCAAGTTCTGGCTTATGTGGAAGGCAAAG GGAACAGTTGGATTTGAACAACATATTGACAAGTGCCTGGATCTGTCAGCGTACCtctacaataaaataaaaaacagagagGGCTACGAGATGGTGTTCAATGCAGAG CCGCAGCACACTAATGTGTGTTTCTGGTACTTTCCACCGAGCCTACGTGGATTGCCTGATGGAGAAGAGAAGCGTGAGAGGTTGCACAAG GTGGCCCCGAAGATCAAGGCTATGATGATGGAGTCTGGGACTACAATGGTTGGCTACCAACCCCAAGGTGACAAAGTCAACTTCTTCCGCATGGTCATCTCCAACCCTGCCGCGACCAGGTCAGACATCGACTTCCTGATCGACGAGATTGAGCGACTGGGGAATGACTTGTAA